Proteins encoded within one genomic window of Planctomycetota bacterium:
- the fumC gene encoding class II fumarate hydratase translates to MSKSPEKTATRTETDAMGAIEVPAHRYWGAQTERSIHHFPFGDTMPRPIVRAFGLLKAACAEANVEIGGLSKELCSLIVAAAKEVSAGKLDDEFPLKVWQTGSGTQSNMNVNEVVSNRAIEMAGGTRGSKKPVHPNDHVNLSQSSNDTFPTAMHIAAAIEIERTVLPAVSKLRDALDSKAKEFAGFVKVGRTHLQDAVPLTLGQEFSGYVAQLDFSIQAIKQSLPGVRDLAIGGTAVGTGLNAPKGFGELVARKLAAETKIPFTSAKNKFAALSGHEAMAQAHGALAVLATSLMKMANDIRWLASGPRCAIGEISIPENEPGSSIMPGKVNPTQSESMTMVCVQVFGNNAAVQFAASQGNFELNVFKPVIALNVLHSCELLAGTCHAFREFCAEGITANKERMAELLGESLMLVTALAPQIGYDKASAIAKHAHHKGLTLKQAALELGFIDEATFNKVMKPETMTGP, encoded by the coding sequence ATGTCGAAATCCCCCGAAAAAACCGCCACTCGCACCGAGACCGACGCCATGGGCGCGATCGAGGTTCCGGCCCATCGCTACTGGGGCGCCCAGACCGAGCGGTCGATCCATCACTTCCCCTTTGGCGACACGATGCCGCGGCCGATCGTGCGGGCGTTCGGTTTGCTCAAGGCGGCATGTGCCGAAGCCAACGTCGAGATCGGCGGGCTATCGAAGGAACTCTGCTCGCTGATTGTTGCCGCTGCAAAGGAGGTCTCCGCGGGCAAGCTTGATGATGAGTTTCCGCTCAAGGTGTGGCAGACGGGCTCCGGCACGCAGTCCAACATGAATGTCAACGAGGTGGTCTCCAACCGCGCCATCGAGATGGCGGGGGGAACGCGCGGCTCGAAGAAGCCGGTGCACCCGAATGACCATGTCAATCTCTCGCAGTCGAGCAACGACACCTTTCCGACCGCCATGCACATCGCCGCCGCGATTGAGATCGAGCGCACCGTGCTGCCGGCGGTGTCCAAGTTGCGCGATGCGCTGGACTCCAAGGCCAAGGAGTTCGCCGGCTTCGTCAAAGTGGGTCGCACCCATCTGCAGGATGCGGTGCCGCTGACGCTGGGTCAGGAATTCTCCGGCTACGTGGCTCAGCTCGATTTTTCGATCCAGGCGATCAAGCAGAGCCTGCCGGGCGTGCGCGACCTGGCCATCGGCGGCACGGCGGTGGGCACCGGTCTCAACGCTCCCAAGGGTTTTGGCGAGCTGGTCGCCAGGAAACTTGCGGCGGAAACCAAGATTCCCTTCACCAGCGCCAAGAACAAGTTCGCGGCGCTCTCCGGCCACGAAGCAATGGCGCAGGCCCACGGCGCGCTGGCGGTGCTGGCAACATCGCTGATGAAAATGGCCAATGACATTCGTTGGCTGGCCAGCGGTCCGCGCTGCGCCATCGGTGAAATTTCAATTCCGGAAAATGAGCCGGGCTCCAGCATCATGCCAGGCAAGGTGAACCCGACGCAGAGCGAGAGCATGACCATGGTCTGCGTGCAGGTCTTCGGCAACAACGCCGCGGTGCAGTTCGCAGCCAGCCAGGGCAACTTCGAGCTCAACGTCTTCAAGCCGGTGATCGCCCTGAACGTGCTGCATTCCTGCGAGTTGCTCGCGGGCACCTGCCACGCCTTCCGTGAGTTCTGCGCGGAGGGCATCACGGCTAACAAGGAACGCATGGCCGAGTTGCTGGGAGAGAGCCTGATGCTGGTGACGGCTCTTGCCCCGCAGATCGGCTATGACAAGGCCAGCGCCATCGCCAAGCACGCCCACCACAAGGGGCTCACGCTGAAGCAGGCGGCGCTTGAGCTGGGGTTCATCGACGAGGCCACCTTCAACAAGGTGATGAAACCCGAGACCATGACGGGACCTTGA
- a CDS encoding SDR family oxidoreductase has translation MSTTTKSLAESISLAGRHALVGGATQGIGFACAKALAEAGASVTIVGRDAAGLASALTHLPMPLGKAQVHRSLLADYADWKAVAKAVTAHVAEHGTVHIVVHNTGGPAAGPIATAAPEDLIRGFEMHVLTGQAIVQACVPGMREAKFGRIVNITSTSVVTPIRGLGVSNTIRAAVANWSRTLAGELGASGITANTVLPGFTKTARLDAIFKGRAAKSSSTVEAVERDAIATIPAGRLGDASEIAAAVLFLASPAASYVNGINLPVDGGRLAMQS, from the coding sequence ATGAGCACAACGACCAAGTCATTGGCGGAATCGATCTCATTGGCGGGTCGACACGCCCTTGTCGGCGGTGCGACGCAGGGCATCGGCTTCGCCTGCGCGAAGGCGCTGGCGGAAGCGGGGGCTTCGGTCACAATCGTGGGGCGCGACGCGGCGGGGCTGGCCAGCGCCTTGACCCATCTGCCCATGCCGCTGGGAAAGGCGCAGGTGCATCGCTCGCTGTTGGCGGACTACGCGGACTGGAAGGCGGTCGCCAAGGCCGTCACGGCGCATGTGGCGGAGCACGGAACGGTTCACATCGTCGTGCACAACACCGGCGGACCGGCGGCGGGTCCGATCGCGACAGCGGCGCCTGAGGATCTGATCCGCGGCTTCGAGATGCATGTGCTGACGGGGCAGGCGATCGTGCAAGCGTGCGTGCCGGGCATGCGCGAGGCGAAGTTCGGTCGCATCGTCAACATCACCAGCACTTCGGTCGTCACGCCGATCCGCGGCCTTGGAGTTTCCAACACGATTCGGGCCGCGGTGGCCAACTGGTCGCGCACGCTTGCGGGCGAGCTGGGCGCATCCGGCATCACTGCCAACACTGTGCTGCCGGGCTTCACCAAGACCGCGCGGCTGGACGCCATCTTCAAGGGCCGCGCCGCCAAGAGCTCCTCCACGGTCGAGGCGGTGGAGCGCGACGCGATCGCCACCATTCCCGCGGGCCGCCTGGGCGATGCAAGCGAGATTGCCGCGGCGGTCCTTTTCCTGGCTTCACCCGCGGCAAGCTATGTGAACGGCATCAACCTGCCCGTGGACGGCGGCCGGCTGGCGATGCAGAGCTGA
- a CDS encoding cyclase family protein, with protein sequence MADQIIDISPRISSRLAVFPGDVPMAREVLFDMKRGDGITLSAIRSTVHLGAHADAPSHYGRDGRTMEQQPLDLYWGECEVVKGKPGARSAANRIGRSHLAVNEAWVPKLPRLLIATGSYPDGDKWTADFCGLEPDLVDWLADHGVKLVGVDTPSVDCADSKDLPAHKRFYARDVAIIEGLVLRDVPPGRYELCAMPLALEGFDGSPVRAALKKLN encoded by the coding sequence ATGGCGGATCAGATCATCGACATCTCGCCGCGCATCTCATCGCGGCTCGCGGTCTTTCCCGGCGATGTGCCGATGGCGCGCGAGGTCTTGTTCGACATGAAGCGGGGCGACGGGATCACTTTGAGCGCGATCCGCTCGACCGTGCATCTTGGCGCGCATGCTGACGCACCAAGCCACTATGGCCGCGACGGCCGGACGATGGAGCAGCAGCCCCTCGATCTGTACTGGGGCGAGTGCGAGGTGGTGAAGGGGAAGCCAGGCGCCCGCAGCGCCGCAAATCGGATTGGACGAAGTCATCTGGCTGTGAATGAAGCGTGGGTGCCGAAGCTTCCGCGATTGCTCATCGCCACAGGCTCCTATCCGGATGGCGACAAATGGACCGCGGACTTCTGCGGATTGGAGCCGGATCTCGTGGACTGGCTCGCCGATCATGGCGTGAAGTTGGTAGGCGTTGACACGCCGAGCGTGGACTGCGCGGACTCGAAGGACCTGCCGGCGCACAAGCGGTTTTATGCGAGGGATGTGGCGATCATCGAAGGTCTGGTGCTTCGCGATGTGCCGCCGGGTCGCTACGAGCTCTGCGCGATGCCGCTGGCGCTGGAGGGCTTCGATGGAAGCCCCGTCCGGGCTGCTCTCAAGAAATTGAATTAG
- a CDS encoding RidA family protein, with translation MSQDIHSNRAPEPVGPYPHAKRAGDFVYLSGVGPRQRGSKVIPGVDPFDFEKQCRSCFENTKMVVADAGLPWSSVLDVTVYLLDMKRDFATYNRIYAEYFAGEGNPNPTRTTLEIGALPTPISVEVKAVCWVGAKK, from the coding sequence ATGAGCCAGGACATCCACTCCAACCGCGCGCCGGAACCAGTCGGCCCTTACCCCCACGCCAAGCGCGCCGGCGACTTCGTCTACCTGAGCGGCGTCGGTCCGCGCCAGCGCGGCAGCAAGGTAATCCCGGGCGTCGATCCTTTCGATTTCGAGAAGCAGTGCCGCTCCTGCTTTGAAAACACGAAGATGGTGGTGGCCGACGCCGGCCTGCCCTGGAGCAGCGTGCTTGATGTCACCGTCTATCTGCTGGACATGAAGCGCGACTTCGCCACCTACAACCGGATCTACGCCGAATACTTCGCCGGCGAGGGCAATCCAAACCCGACCCGCACCACGCTCGAGATCGGCGCGCTGCCCACGCCGATCTCCGTCGAGGTCAAGGCAGTCTGCTGGGTCGGCGCGAAGAAATAA
- a CDS encoding aldehyde dehydrogenase: MKTALNFIDGAFTHAHGPRLDVVDPSTASVIGSIPDSDAAEVERAVAAAAGALAAWSAMSAAQRAAPLRTLADLIERDLEAFALMESQNTGKPLSLARSVDIPRSIANLRFFADAITGDNTEHFEDKQCVSDVHRRPLGVAACISPWNLPLYLLTWKIAPALAAGCTVVAKPSEVTPLTAWMMAERVNEAGFPRGVLNVIHGRGSGAGAALVAHPKVACITFTGGTATGQAIALAAAPAFKRVALELGGKNPALIFADAVKPDRIEATLDGIVRSTFTNQGQVCHCSSRLLVAREAWDTFVPAIVERTRKLRVGDPLESSTDVGSLVSKLHLKKVSEAVDAARREGGRILCGGDRVDPAKLPARVRSGAFFAPTLIDGLASSCRTNQEEIFGPVASLIPFKDEEEAISIANGTKFGLSATVWTSDAAKANRIAARLDCGTVWINSWMLRDLRVPIGGVRASGLGREGGQEALRFFAEPVTVVRRTT; encoded by the coding sequence TTGAAGACCGCATTGAACTTCATCGATGGCGCTTTCACGCACGCTCATGGCCCCCGGCTTGATGTCGTCGACCCTTCCACAGCGTCCGTCATCGGAAGCATTCCCGACAGCGACGCGGCCGAGGTCGAGCGAGCCGTCGCTGCGGCAGCCGGCGCGTTGGCTGCGTGGTCGGCAATGTCCGCCGCGCAACGCGCCGCGCCGCTTCGCACACTCGCTGACTTGATCGAGCGGGATCTTGAGGCCTTCGCTTTGATGGAGTCGCAGAACACCGGCAAGCCGTTGTCGCTGGCGCGGAGCGTGGACATTCCGCGATCCATTGCGAACCTGCGCTTCTTCGCCGATGCCATCACCGGCGACAACACCGAACACTTCGAAGACAAGCAGTGCGTCTCGGATGTGCACCGCAGGCCGCTCGGCGTTGCCGCATGCATCTCGCCGTGGAATCTGCCGCTCTACCTGCTCACCTGGAAGATCGCCCCCGCGCTCGCCGCCGGTTGCACCGTGGTCGCCAAGCCCAGTGAAGTCACGCCGCTCACCGCGTGGATGATGGCGGAGCGAGTGAACGAAGCCGGATTTCCCCGCGGTGTCTTGAATGTGATTCACGGCCGCGGCTCGGGCGCCGGCGCCGCATTGGTCGCGCATCCGAAAGTCGCCTGCATCACCTTCACCGGCGGCACGGCCACCGGACAGGCCATCGCGCTGGCCGCAGCGCCCGCCTTCAAGCGCGTCGCACTCGAGCTCGGCGGCAAGAATCCCGCCCTCATATTCGCGGATGCCGTCAAGCCCGATCGCATCGAAGCCACACTGGATGGCATCGTGCGATCCACTTTCACGAACCAGGGGCAGGTGTGTCATTGCAGTTCGCGCCTGCTGGTGGCGCGCGAGGCGTGGGACACCTTCGTGCCAGCGATCGTGGAACGAACCCGCAAACTGCGCGTGGGTGATCCGCTTGAATCCTCAACCGATGTCGGATCGCTCGTCTCGAAGCTGCATCTGAAGAAAGTTTCCGAAGCGGTCGATGCGGCCCGTCGCGAAGGCGGACGAATTCTCTGTGGTGGTGACCGCGTTGATCCCGCGAAGTTGCCCGCGCGGGTCCGAAGCGGAGCCTTCTTCGCCCCCACACTCATCGATGGACTTGCTTCCTCCTGCCGCACCAATCAGGAGGAGATTTTCGGACCGGTCGCGTCCCTCATCCCATTCAAGGACGAAGAGGAAGCCATCTCGATCGCCAACGGAACCAAATTCGGTCTTTCCGCGACGGTGTGGACCTCCGACGCGGCGAAGGCAAATCGCATTGCTGCCCGACTGGACTGCGGTACGGTATGGATCAACTCGTGGATGCTGCGCGACCTTCGCGTTCCCATCGGCGGCGTGCGCGCCAGCGGCCTGGGCCGCGAAGGCGGCCAGGAGGCGCTGCGATTCTTCGCCGAACCCGTTACTGTGGTGCGGAGAACGACATGA
- a CDS encoding FAD-dependent monooxygenase, whose protein sequence is MSRSVIIVGAGLAGCLLAVYLAREGWSVDLRERRGDPRARGHVSGRSINLAISARGLKALRRAGLEEAVLKSAIRMPGRMIHSRDGKQSFQPYSSDPTHAIQSVSRSALNLTLLNAAAAESKVRIEFDQRCVGVDASKGSATFINDHTGQESTATADLIVGADGAYSAVRGVLQKNEGFDYDQSWLSHGYKEMHIPPASSGEHAPFAMNPNALHIWPRGGSMMIALPNPDGSFTCTLFWPHHGPDGFDAVKGAARGREHFRRHYPDALSLMPGFDQDFGGNPVGSMLTVRCRPWSQGGRVVLLGDAAHAIVPFFGQGANASFEDCESLTDALAKHGDIAAAISAYELDRKRNTDAIAEMALNNFVEMRDRTASRLFKWKKKLDHFLHGVVPRLYIPRYEMVSFSTVPYADALDRSRRQERALEDLALLILGLAAFVAIKWFNRGST, encoded by the coding sequence GTGTCCCGAAGCGTCATCATTGTTGGTGCGGGTCTGGCCGGCTGCCTGCTTGCGGTGTATCTGGCGCGGGAAGGATGGAGTGTCGACCTTCGCGAGCGCCGCGGCGATCCGCGAGCACGCGGCCATGTAAGCGGACGCTCGATCAATCTCGCCATCAGCGCCCGTGGCCTCAAGGCGCTGCGCCGCGCCGGGCTGGAGGAAGCCGTGCTCAAGAGCGCGATCCGCATGCCGGGCCGCATGATTCACTCCCGCGACGGCAAGCAGTCCTTCCAGCCCTACAGCAGCGATCCGACTCACGCCATCCAGAGCGTGTCGCGCAGCGCGCTGAACCTGACCCTGCTGAACGCGGCCGCGGCGGAATCCAAAGTGCGCATCGAGTTCGACCAGCGTTGTGTGGGAGTGGACGCCTCCAAGGGCAGCGCCACCTTCATCAATGACCACACCGGACAGGAATCCACGGCGACGGCGGATCTGATTGTCGGCGCCGACGGCGCCTACAGCGCGGTGCGCGGCGTGCTGCAGAAGAACGAGGGATTCGACTACGACCAGTCCTGGCTGAGCCATGGGTACAAGGAGATGCACATTCCGCCCGCGAGCAGCGGCGAGCACGCCCCTTTCGCGATGAATCCCAACGCGCTGCACATCTGGCCGCGCGGCGGATCGATGATGATCGCGCTACCGAATCCCGACGGCTCATTCACCTGCACGCTCTTCTGGCCACACCATGGACCCGATGGCTTCGACGCGGTCAAGGGCGCGGCCAGGGGACGCGAACACTTCCGGCGTCACTATCCCGACGCGCTATCGCTCATGCCGGGTTTCGATCAGGACTTTGGGGGCAATCCCGTCGGCTCCATGCTGACGGTGCGCTGCCGGCCCTGGTCGCAAGGCGGACGCGTGGTGCTGCTGGGCGACGCGGCGCATGCCATCGTTCCCTTCTTCGGCCAGGGAGCGAACGCGAGTTTCGAGGATTGCGAGTCGCTCACCGACGCGCTGGCCAAGCATGGCGACATCGCTGCAGCGATCTCCGCCTACGAACTGGACCGCAAGCGCAACACCGACGCCATTGCCGAAATGGCGCTCAACAACTTCGTGGAGATGCGCGACCGCACCGCGTCGCGACTCTTCAAGTGGAAGAAGAAACTGGATCATTTCCTGCACGGCGTGGTGCCCAGGCTTTACATTCCGCGCTACGAGATGGTGAGTTTCAGCACGGTGCCCTACGCCGACGCGCTGGATCGTTCGCGCCGCCAGGAACGGGCGCTTGAGGACCTCGCACTCTTGATCCTGGGATTGGCCGCCTTCGTTGCGATCAAGTGGTTCAATCGGGGAAGCACTTGA
- a CDS encoding phosphoribosylamine--glycine ligase, translating into MKPLKFLFVSYAALITDIAWQVVKEGHEVRYCIDAKKERDIGDGFVPKVDDWRDHVEWADVIVFDDTLGHGKLAHELRQKGKLVVGGTPCTDRLEDDRAFGQEELSRAGVNILPYKQFDDFDKAIKFVKENPERYVIKPSGESGNVKRRLFVGDEEDGDDVIRVLKVYKRSFSEEIKLFQLQQRVTGVEVAVAVGAFFNGSEFVFPININFENKKLFPGNVGPSTGEMGTAMFWSSSNKLFTSTLQKMEPLLAREKYVGYIDLNCIVNGQGIYPLEFTARFGYPTIMIQQEGMTTPIGEFLHDLAEGTLTKFKVKSGFQIGVRIVVSPFPFDDEATFQSVSKNAAILFKKGIPEEVHIEDVKQVDGQWQVAGTSGVVLVVCGLGATMRQAQSQAYGRIKNIMIPDMYYRDDIGERWNDDADRLHTWGYLR; encoded by the coding sequence ATGAAACCGCTCAAATTCCTCTTCGTCTCCTACGCGGCGCTCATCACCGACATCGCGTGGCAGGTCGTGAAGGAGGGCCACGAGGTCCGCTACTGCATCGACGCCAAGAAGGAGCGCGACATCGGCGATGGCTTCGTGCCCAAGGTCGACGACTGGCGCGACCATGTCGAGTGGGCCGATGTGATTGTCTTCGACGACACGCTGGGACACGGCAAGCTGGCCCACGAGCTTCGGCAGAAGGGCAAGTTGGTCGTGGGCGGCACCCCCTGCACCGACCGCCTTGAGGATGACCGTGCCTTCGGTCAGGAGGAGCTCAGCCGCGCCGGGGTGAACATTCTGCCTTACAAGCAGTTCGACGACTTCGACAAGGCCATCAAGTTCGTCAAGGAGAATCCGGAGCGCTACGTCATCAAGCCCTCGGGCGAATCCGGCAACGTGAAGCGGCGGCTCTTCGTGGGCGACGAAGAGGATGGCGACGATGTGATCCGCGTCCTCAAGGTCTACAAGCGCTCCTTCAGCGAGGAGATCAAGCTCTTTCAACTGCAGCAGCGCGTCACCGGCGTCGAGGTCGCGGTCGCGGTCGGGGCCTTCTTCAACGGCAGCGAGTTCGTCTTCCCGATCAACATCAACTTCGAGAACAAGAAGCTCTTTCCCGGCAACGTCGGCCCGTCGACCGGCGAGATGGGTACGGCGATGTTCTGGAGCAGCTCCAACAAGCTCTTCACCAGCACGCTGCAGAAGATGGAGCCGCTGCTGGCCCGTGAGAAGTACGTCGGGTACATCGACCTCAACTGCATCGTCAACGGCCAGGGCATCTATCCGCTCGAGTTCACGGCGCGCTTCGGCTACCCGACCATCATGATCCAGCAGGAAGGCATGACCACGCCGATCGGCGAGTTTCTGCACGACCTCGCTGAGGGCACGCTGACCAAGTTCAAGGTGAAGAGCGGATTCCAGATTGGCGTGCGCATCGTGGTGTCGCCCTTCCCCTTCGACGACGAGGCCACTTTCCAGTCGGTCTCCAAGAACGCTGCGATTCTCTTCAAGAAGGGAATCCCCGAGGAGGTGCACATCGAGGATGTGAAGCAGGTCGACGGTCAGTGGCAGGTCGCGGGGACCTCGGGCGTGGTGCTGGTGGTCTGCGGGCTCGGCGCCACCATGCGACAGGCGCAGTCGCAGGCGTATGGCCGCATCAAGAACATCATGATTCCCGACATGTACTACCGCGACGACATCGGCGAGCGCTGGAACGACGACGCCGACCGGCTCCACACCTGGGGATACTTGCGCTGA
- the lysA gene encoding diaminopimelate decarboxylase: MAFLYQHGALQVGDETRVVEVEPLVRPLDRPAYVYDLDEIDRRFRVMNEALSGAKHTIHYAMKANSNSEILRRLSELGAGVDTVSGGEIQRALEAGVPAQRIIFSGVGKTRREIEVALGERIKQINVESPQELERIGEIADRLGATADVAFRLNPDVNPKTHPYITTGFRDNKFGMDESFMPELRGILARWPKRLRLRGFTMHIGSLLFDLGVIREAIEKTIAVHDSFKKEGHPLDRLDIGGGLGIDYGTEDEAKELDMIKQYGRMAIEATRGMKVELLTEPGRVLVARAGLLVGQVQYIKATASKTFAIVDTGMHHLIRPALYGSKHRVLPLRQGTGKPVVYDIVGPICESSDFLAKDVSLPELKPGDRIGIADAGAYGFTMASQYNSHELPGEIVVSAKANLAPGVTGRMIPR, encoded by the coding sequence GTGGCGTTTCTCTACCAGCATGGCGCACTCCAGGTCGGCGACGAAACCCGCGTCGTGGAGGTCGAGCCCCTCGTTCGTCCGCTCGACCGCCCGGCCTACGTCTACGACCTCGATGAGATCGACCGGCGCTTCCGCGTCATGAACGAGGCACTCTCCGGCGCGAAGCACACGATCCACTACGCCATGAAGGCCAACAGCAACTCGGAGATCCTGCGCCGCCTCTCGGAACTCGGGGCCGGCGTCGACACGGTCTCCGGCGGCGAGATCCAGCGGGCGCTGGAGGCGGGCGTGCCAGCGCAGCGGATCATCTTCTCGGGAGTGGGCAAGACCCGCCGCGAAATTGAAGTCGCCCTGGGCGAGCGCATCAAACAGATCAATGTCGAGAGCCCGCAGGAACTCGAGCGCATCGGAGAGATCGCAGACCGCCTCGGCGCGACGGCCGATGTCGCCTTCCGGCTGAACCCGGATGTAAATCCCAAGACGCATCCCTACATCACCACCGGTTTCCGCGACAACAAATTCGGCATGGACGAATCCTTCATGCCCGAACTGCGGGGCATTTTGGCGCGATGGCCCAAGCGACTGCGGCTGCGCGGCTTCACCATGCACATCGGCTCGCTGCTCTTCGATCTCGGCGTGATCCGCGAGGCGATCGAGAAAACCATCGCGGTGCACGACTCCTTCAAAAAGGAAGGGCATCCGCTGGATCGACTGGACATCGGTGGCGGGCTTGGGATCGACTACGGCACCGAGGACGAGGCGAAGGAGCTTGACATGATCAAGCAATATGGCCGCATGGCGATCGAGGCGACGCGCGGGATGAAGGTGGAGCTGCTCACCGAGCCCGGGCGCGTGCTCGTGGCCCGCGCCGGTTTGCTGGTGGGGCAGGTGCAGTACATCAAGGCGACCGCGTCGAAGACCTTTGCCATCGTCGACACGGGCATGCATCATCTGATCCGGCCCGCGCTCTACGGATCGAAGCATCGCGTGCTTCCGCTTCGGCAGGGCACGGGAAAGCCGGTGGTGTATGACATCGTCGGACCGATCTGCGAGTCGTCGGATTTTCTGGCCAAGGATGTTTCGCTGCCGGAGCTGAAGCCAGGCGACCGGATCGGGATCGCCGACGCCGGCGCCTACGGATTCACGATGGCAAGCCAGTACAACTCCCATGAACTGCCGGGGGAGATCGTTGTTTCCGCCAAGGCAAATCTCGCGCCCGGAGTCACCGGCCGCATGATTCCACGGTGA
- a CDS encoding MOSC domain-containing protein, which translates to MTGSTTTANRGAAGFSVASLHVYPLKGAAGFSPQQCPVDERGLRHDRRFMLVDEAGLFISQRECPKMARIHARIDSGMLRIACPIGTSDLPLDALSGTSLRVRIWEDELDAIHVSPDTDALLGDALGRKCRLVWMPDDAPRLTSPKRGEPRRHVSFADAAPLLLVCESALEDLNARMGQSGSPALPMDRFRPNVVVRGGAAAADDHWSVIAIGDSRFRVTNACRRCKVTTIDQTTGESRGAEPLRTLATYRREEDAVTFGQHLLVDAAGTIAVGDAVTVESCGR; encoded by the coding sequence ATGACCGGGTCCACCACCACAGCGAATCGCGGGGCCGCCGGATTTTCGGTCGCGTCGCTGCACGTCTATCCGCTGAAGGGCGCCGCGGGTTTTTCGCCGCAACAGTGCCCGGTGGATGAGCGCGGACTCCGCCACGATCGGCGCTTCATGCTGGTCGACGAAGCAGGCCTCTTCATCTCGCAGCGCGAGTGCCCCAAGATGGCTCGCATCCACGCCCGGATCGACAGCGGCATGCTTCGCATCGCCTGCCCGATCGGCACCTCCGATCTTCCGCTGGATGCGCTGAGCGGAACTTCCCTGCGGGTCCGCATCTGGGAGGACGAACTCGACGCGATCCATGTCTCGCCCGACACCGACGCGCTGCTTGGCGACGCGCTGGGTCGCAAGTGCCGCCTGGTCTGGATGCCCGACGATGCGCCGCGGTTGACCAGCCCGAAGCGCGGCGAGCCACGGCGCCATGTCAGCTTCGCGGACGCGGCCCCGCTGCTGCTGGTCTGCGAGAGCGCGCTGGAGGATCTCAATGCCCGCATGGGTCAGTCCGGCTCGCCCGCCCTGCCGATGGACCGCTTCCGCCCCAATGTGGTGGTGCGCGGCGGCGCGGCAGCGGCCGACGACCACTGGAGCGTGATCGCGATCGGCGATTCGCGATTCCGCGTCACCAATGCCTGCCGCCGCTGCAAGGTGACCACCATCGACCAGACGACCGGCGAATCGCGCGGCGCCGAGCCGCTGCGCACGCTGGCCACCTACCGGCGCGAGGAAGACGCGGTGACCTTCGGGCAGCACCTGCTGGTGGACGCGGCGGGCACCATCGCTGTGGGCGACGCCGTCACCGTGGAATCATGCGGCCGGTGA